Proteins from a genomic interval of bacterium BMS3Abin14:
- the nnr gene encoding bifunctional NAD(P)H-hydrate repair enzyme Nnr, whose product MRLVTPSQMRELDSRAIQEIGIPSMVLMENAGLSLVDEVERRLPQGAGQGPAKISVVCGPGNNGGDGMVAARHLADRGHEVMVFLTARKGSFRGDARSQLRILGNLGLPVKVVHFPADMEMERKRLGDSDIVIDALFGTGLHRDIDGLSAESVRAINACPGIVVSADIPSGINGHTGLPMGEAVMADVTVTFGYPKLGLVLYPGAHFAGEVVVADIGIPAAAENGTEFPGEIMGPEPVISAFSPRWEDSHKGTFGHLLVCSGSMGKTGAGILAARAALASGAGLVTLALPVSAVWAVDAAVPEIMTAPIPETSDGTLSANGKIALKQLVGERSAMAIGPGLTVQNETAELVREVLSWEGFPVVADADALNALNGNPESLRKRKGKTVLTPHPGEMARLLDMSSSMVQEDRVGAALSCAGRSGCVVVLKGAGTVVATPDGRFFINPTGNPGMATAGAGDVLTGMIGALLARGEDALTSALASVYLHGVAGDLAAEALTQHSLTAVSILDNIGCALKKILFDLHGA is encoded by the coding sequence TTGAGGCTGGTCACCCCTTCGCAGATGAGGGAGCTCGATTCCAGGGCCATACAGGAGATCGGGATTCCATCCATGGTCCTTATGGAAAACGCGGGCCTTTCTCTCGTTGATGAGGTCGAGAGGCGTCTTCCCCAGGGGGCCGGCCAGGGTCCTGCGAAGATATCGGTTGTCTGCGGCCCCGGAAACAATGGCGGAGACGGCATGGTGGCTGCCAGGCATCTCGCCGATCGTGGGCATGAGGTAATGGTATTTCTGACTGCCCGAAAAGGTTCCTTTCGGGGGGATGCCAGGTCCCAACTTCGTATTCTGGGGAACTTGGGCCTGCCGGTTAAGGTAGTTCATTTCCCGGCCGACATGGAAATGGAGCGAAAACGCCTGGGAGACTCTGATATCGTCATTGACGCGCTTTTTGGCACGGGCCTCCACAGAGACATCGATGGGCTGTCTGCGGAATCGGTCAGGGCCATTAACGCATGTCCCGGCATCGTTGTCTCCGCGGATATCCCTTCCGGAATCAACGGCCATACGGGCCTTCCCATGGGGGAGGCTGTGATGGCTGACGTGACGGTCACCTTTGGATATCCCAAACTGGGACTTGTTCTGTATCCAGGAGCCCATTTTGCCGGAGAGGTTGTTGTCGCCGATATCGGCATTCCCGCGGCCGCGGAGAACGGAACGGAATTTCCCGGTGAGATTATGGGGCCGGAACCGGTCATTTCAGCCTTTTCCCCGCGTTGGGAGGATTCCCATAAGGGTACCTTCGGACATCTTCTCGTCTGTTCCGGGTCCATGGGAAAAACGGGCGCCGGGATCCTTGCTGCCAGGGCCGCTCTCGCCTCCGGTGCTGGTCTGGTAACCCTCGCCCTGCCCGTCTCTGCGGTCTGGGCGGTGGATGCCGCAGTCCCGGAGATAATGACGGCTCCTATTCCTGAAACCAGCGACGGAACCCTCTCCGCTAACGGGAAAATTGCCCTGAAACAGCTTGTCGGCGAGAGGAGCGCCATGGCCATCGGACCGGGGCTCACGGTGCAGAATGAGACTGCGGAACTGGTGAGAGAGGTTCTCTCCTGGGAGGGATTTCCCGTCGTGGCTGACGCTGATGCTTTAAACGCCCTGAACGGGAATCCGGAATCCCTGCGCAAAAGAAAAGGGAAAACGGTCTTGACACCACATCCCGGAGAGATGGCCCGGCTGCTGGACATGAGCAGCTCCATGGTCCAGGAAGATCGGGTAGGGGCAGCCCTGTCCTGTGCCGGAAGATCCGGCTGCGTTGTCGTTCTCAAGGGCGCCGGGACGGTCGTGGCCACTCCGGACGGCAGATTTTTCATTAATCCTACAGGAAATCCAGGGATGGCGACCGCGGGCGCCGGGGATGTCCTGACCGGAATGATCGGCGCCCTTCTGGCCCGGGGCGAAGATGCTCTTACAAGCGCGCTGGCTTCCGTATATCTGCATGGGGTTGCCGGGGACCTGGCAGCTGAAGCGTTGACCCAGCACAGTCTGACGGCCGTGAGCATCCTTGACAATATAGGCTGCGCGTTGAAAAAGATTCTGTTCGATTTACATGGAGCATAG
- the acpS gene encoding holo-[acyl-carrier-protein] synthase, whose translation MIIGVGLDNVQTKRMQEMLLKWAERVEDRVFTEDELNYSRSKGEPHFHLAARFAAKEAFFKALGKGLREGMSWTNVNILNDELGKPYITLQGRARELADSMEVEKIHLSLTHTDECAIAIVILEK comes from the coding sequence ATGATCATCGGGGTGGGGCTGGATAATGTCCAGACCAAACGCATGCAGGAGATGCTGCTTAAATGGGCCGAGAGAGTGGAGGACCGGGTATTTACGGAGGATGAGTTGAACTATTCCAGGTCCAAGGGGGAGCCGCATTTCCACCTGGCGGCAAGATTCGCCGCAAAGGAGGCTTTCTTCAAGGCGCTGGGCAAGGGACTTAGGGAGGGCATGTCCTGGACAAACGTAAATATTCTTAACGATGAACTCGGGAAGCCATATATCACCCTTCAGGGAAGAGCCAGGGAACTGGCGGACTCCATGGAGGTGGAAAAAATACATCTGAGCCTGACGCATACCGACGAATGCGCCATTGCGATCGTCATTCTGGAGAAATAA
- the pdxJ gene encoding pyridoxine 5'-phosphate synthase, which translates to MMRRTGEGYVRLGVNVDHVATVRQARRVQVPDPVEAAVLAELAGCDGITVHLREDRRHIQDRDLFILRKTVKTRLNLEMAATSEMVKTALEIKPDSATLVPERREELTTEGGLEVGMNVDFLKKTVRLLQDAEIRVSIFVDPDVDQIKACHRIGANAVELHTGKYADAKTPEDAEAEFQRILNAAKITDKLRMEVVAGHGLDYRNVQRIVGIAEVVEVNIGHSIIAKAIMVGIERAVHDMKAVMGGAK; encoded by the coding sequence ATGATGCGCCGAACAGGTGAGGGTTATGTAAGATTGGGGGTCAATGTTGACCACGTTGCCACGGTCAGACAGGCCCGGCGGGTGCAGGTGCCGGATCCGGTGGAAGCCGCTGTCCTGGCAGAATTGGCCGGGTGTGACGGGATTACGGTACACCTGAGGGAGGACCGGCGCCACATTCAGGACCGGGACCTGTTTATCCTGAGGAAGACGGTAAAAACCAGGCTCAATCTTGAGATGGCTGCCACTTCGGAGATGGTGAAAACTGCGCTGGAGATAAAACCGGATTCCGCGACCCTGGTTCCGGAACGCAGGGAGGAACTGACCACCGAGGGCGGCCTTGAGGTCGGCATGAACGTGGATTTCCTCAAAAAAACTGTTCGGCTGCTCCAGGATGCCGAGATACGGGTGAGCATTTTTGTAGATCCTGACGTTGACCAGATCAAGGCATGTCACAGAATAGGGGCGAACGCCGTGGAGCTCCACACGGGTAAATATGCCGATGCAAAAACCCCGGAGGATGCCGAGGCCGAATTTCAGAGAATCCTTAACGCAGCCAAAATCACCGACAAGCTGCGTATGGAGGTCGTGGCGGGACACGGGCTGGATTACAGAAATGTTCAAAGAATCGTCGGTATTGCAGAGGTTGTAGAGGTGAATATCGGCCACAGCATAATTGCCAAGGCCATTATGGTAGGGATTGAGAGGGCCGTCCACGACATGAAGGCGGTGATGGGAGGGGCAAAATGA
- the glmM gene encoding phosphoglucosamine mutase, translating into MTNKRELFGTDGVRGEANRFPIVPEVALKLGMAAGVFFHNRKGKPRIIIGKDTRLSGYMIESALMSGICSMGTDVYLVGPMPTPAIAFITRSMRADAGIIISASHNPFQDNGIKFFGRDGMKLPDADEAEIEHLMDREDLPRPTHSDVGRAFRLDDAEGRYIVFAKSSIPRDMTLDGLKIVVDCAHGATYKVAPAIFSELGADVITIGDDPDGMNINLGCGSTNPEFMARKVVETGADLGLALDGDGDRVILADSGGEILDGDDVLFICASRMDEEKNLSGRTMVGTVMTNMGLESSMKSRGIRVIRAPVGDRYVLEEMISTGAIVGGEPSGHIIFLDHTTTGDGIITALQVLRVMVRTGRTLSELKGGWVRYPQVMRNLKVQSKPPLEEQSWYRRIILDARDAMGDDHLLSLRYSGTEPLLRVTVSCASGPLAKEVSQRICDELTSRLGCGDIG; encoded by the coding sequence ATGACCAATAAAAGAGAACTTTTCGGCACTGATGGAGTTAGAGGAGAGGCCAACCGTTTTCCTATCGTGCCCGAAGTTGCCCTTAAACTCGGAATGGCCGCCGGTGTTTTTTTTCATAACAGAAAGGGCAAACCCAGGATAATTATCGGAAAGGACACCAGACTTTCCGGTTACATGATCGAATCAGCCCTGATGTCCGGCATATGTTCCATGGGAACGGACGTTTACCTGGTCGGTCCCATGCCGACCCCTGCAATTGCCTTTATTACCCGTTCCATGAGGGCAGATGCCGGGATCATAATTTCTGCGTCCCATAACCCTTTTCAGGACAACGGGATCAAATTTTTCGGGCGGGACGGAATGAAGCTCCCGGACGCAGATGAGGCGGAAATTGAACATCTCATGGATCGTGAGGACCTTCCCAGACCTACCCATTCTGACGTTGGCCGGGCATTCCGGTTAGACGATGCCGAGGGACGCTACATAGTTTTTGCCAAGTCCAGCATCCCGAGGGATATGACCCTTGACGGGTTAAAAATTGTTGTGGACTGCGCCCATGGAGCCACCTACAAGGTTGCCCCCGCCATTTTTTCCGAGCTTGGCGCCGATGTCATTACCATTGGCGATGATCCGGACGGCATGAACATAAATTTAGGGTGTGGTTCAACCAATCCGGAGTTTATGGCCCGCAAAGTAGTGGAAACCGGCGCAGACCTCGGGCTGGCATTGGACGGTGACGGAGACAGGGTGATTCTGGCCGATTCCGGGGGAGAGATCCTCGACGGTGATGACGTCCTCTTTATCTGCGCCTCCCGGATGGACGAGGAAAAAAATCTTTCAGGGCGCACAATGGTGGGAACTGTGATGACCAACATGGGCCTTGAGAGCAGCATGAAGAGCCGGGGCATCAGGGTTATCCGGGCTCCGGTCGGAGACCGCTACGTTCTTGAGGAGATGATCAGCACCGGGGCCATTGTCGGTGGAGAACCCTCAGGACACATAATTTTTCTTGATCACACCACCACGGGTGACGGGATAATCACCGCACTTCAGGTTCTCAGGGTCATGGTGAGGACCGGCAGAACCCTCAGTGAGTTGAAGGGCGGATGGGTACGCTATCCCCAGGTCATGAGAAACCTGAAGGTCCAGAGTAAACCACCCCTGGAGGAACAATCCTGGTACCGGCGGATCATCCTCGATGCAAGAGATGCCATGGGGGATGACCACCTCCTCAGCCTGAGGTATTCCGGAACAGAACCTCTCCTCCGTGTGACGGTATCGTGTGCTTCGGGGCCGTTGGCAAAGGAGGTTTCCCAACGTATTTGTGATGAACTGACCAGCCGCCTCGGGTGCGGAGATATCGGATGA
- a CDS encoding YbbR-like protein: protein MLSVLKKNLPLKLFSLFLALFLWVVINRGTGGREMEISLGIPIVLHNLPSEMEVVKGPVERTDVRISGPRRIVARISRMGITIPLDLSGAVEGVTTFELYPGDVRVPEQTTVRRISPSSVSLKLEMTLQRRLHVVPVVKGEPSKGFVAGDPVSDPATIEIRGPRSQVRPLHSVMTAPVIIEGAVATVKMKVSLVRPDHMVRVVGKPMVTVTVPITHVKDKIPPSKPGSKGK from the coding sequence TTGCTGTCGGTACTGAAAAAAAACCTGCCGCTTAAGCTTTTTTCCCTGTTTCTGGCCCTTTTCCTCTGGGTTGTAATCAACAGAGGCACAGGAGGCAGAGAGATGGAGATCAGTCTGGGGATTCCTATTGTGCTTCATAATCTTCCCTCAGAGATGGAGGTGGTCAAGGGGCCGGTGGAAAGGACGGATGTCCGTATCTCCGGACCAAGGAGAATCGTTGCCCGAATATCCCGGATGGGTATTACCATTCCCCTGGACCTGAGCGGAGCCGTTGAGGGCGTGACAACTTTTGAACTTTATCCCGGGGATGTCAGGGTTCCTGAACAAACAACCGTACGGAGGATCAGCCCCTCTTCCGTGAGTCTCAAACTTGAGATGACCCTCCAGAGGCGGTTGCACGTTGTCCCTGTGGTTAAGGGCGAACCCTCTAAAGGGTTTGTGGCCGGTGATCCGGTCTCGGATCCTGCAACGATCGAGATACGTGGCCCCAGGTCCCAGGTCAGGCCGCTTCATTCAGTCATGACAGCTCCGGTGATTATCGAAGGTGCAGTTGCGACCGTAAAAATGAAGGTGTCCCTTGTAAGGCCTGATCACATGGTTCGTGTTGTAGGAAAGCCCATGGTCACTGTTACTGTACCCATAACGCACGTAAAGGATAAGATTCCGCCCAGCAAACCGGGATCAAAGGGAAAATGA
- the disA gene encoding DNA integrity scanning protein DisA yields MPLILEFLKSLRWQDIADVALVTVILYWILTLIRGTRAIQMVFGLVVLGVAYLFAQGTELNTLTWILQTFLGSIVIIIVILFQNEIRRALALVGSNPLTGANPGEQKHLIEEVVKTVAALSNRRIGALIVLERSTGLKNYIEKGLAINGNISKDLLMSIFMPFSPIHDGAVIIGGGTVAAARCFLPLTLNPRLEKILGTRHRAALGLTEETDAVVVVVSEETGKISTACEGKLYSRLETDELKMMLEKLLAGSRKPLKPGHWWERLRVAVGTEKKPAA; encoded by the coding sequence ATGCCGCTCATCCTGGAGTTTCTCAAGAGTTTAAGGTGGCAGGATATAGCCGACGTTGCTCTGGTTACGGTGATCCTCTACTGGATCCTGACTCTTATACGCGGGACCAGAGCCATACAGATGGTCTTTGGGCTTGTCGTTCTTGGGGTCGCTTATCTGTTCGCCCAGGGTACCGAACTCAATACGCTAACATGGATTCTTCAGACATTCCTTGGATCCATCGTCATAATCATCGTCATCCTGTTCCAGAACGAGATAAGAAGAGCGCTGGCTCTGGTTGGGTCCAACCCTTTGACCGGGGCCAACCCAGGGGAGCAGAAACACCTTATTGAAGAGGTTGTAAAGACTGTCGCTGCTCTGTCAAACCGTCGCATTGGGGCACTGATTGTTCTGGAACGTTCCACCGGGCTGAAAAACTACATCGAGAAGGGATTGGCCATCAACGGAAACATCAGCAAGGACCTTCTTATGTCAATCTTCATGCCCTTCTCGCCAATTCACGATGGCGCGGTAATCATAGGCGGAGGCACTGTGGCCGCGGCCCGCTGCTTCCTCCCTTTGACCCTCAATCCTCGTCTGGAGAAAATCCTGGGGACTCGTCACAGAGCCGCCCTGGGGCTGACAGAGGAGACAGACGCGGTTGTAGTTGTTGTATCTGAGGAGACCGGAAAAATATCAACAGCCTGCGAGGGAAAACTGTATTCGCGCCTGGAAACGGATGAACTGAAGATGATGCTGGAAAAACTCCTGGCCGGAAGCAGAAAACCGCTGAAGCCGGGGCACTGGTGGGAGAGATTACGCGTTGCTGTCGGTACTGAAAAAAAACCTGCCGCTTAA
- the folP gene encoding dihydropteroate synthase, with product MTLRPRILRLTPEGIRDEMTRLGVDPEGIRIMQDKASHLLIRVDAIDIRAALILKQDMLSLGGDVALRRDAAGLTIDKTPALIMGTSLQVGRLVSKLKGQPFGLGGLADSLEGAVKTLGSSRHFVVNGRNLLEDGKTLVMGILNVTEDSFSDGGQYVDPSKAVARGLEMIRQGADIVDVGGESTRPGAGRVDPEVELSRVIPVIEELAGEGVRVISVDTTRASVARRALASGASVINDISGMSFDDGMASVAVDAEASAILMHTRGEPRNMQAGLSYRDLMAEVYSFLDAAVCRAEAAGNPHERLCVDPGIGFGKDTEQNVELIARAGELRSIGTAVMVGASRKSFIGNILGTEVTDRLEGSVAAASAAVLGGADMVRVHDVVQTVRALKIVDRIKVRVN from the coding sequence ATGACACTGCGACCGAGAATCCTTCGTCTGACTCCTGAGGGCATCCGTGATGAAATGACCCGTCTGGGTGTTGATCCAGAGGGAATCAGGATCATGCAGGACAAGGCATCCCACCTCCTGATCAGGGTTGATGCCATAGATATCAGAGCCGCTCTGATTCTCAAGCAGGATATGCTTTCCCTTGGCGGAGATGTGGCGTTGCGGCGTGATGCCGCCGGATTGACCATTGACAAAACTCCGGCTTTGATCATGGGCACTTCCCTCCAGGTTGGAAGACTGGTCAGTAAGCTGAAAGGCCAGCCGTTTGGACTGGGAGGGCTTGCCGACTCCCTGGAGGGCGCCGTGAAAACACTTGGCTCTTCCCGCCATTTTGTGGTTAACGGCAGGAACCTTCTGGAAGACGGCAAGACCCTTGTCATGGGGATTCTCAACGTCACGGAGGATTCATTCTCGGATGGCGGACAGTACGTCGATCCGTCAAAGGCCGTCGCCAGAGGGTTGGAGATGATCCGGCAGGGAGCTGACATCGTGGATGTCGGTGGGGAGTCCACCAGACCAGGCGCCGGAAGGGTGGACCCTGAAGTGGAGCTTTCCAGGGTCATTCCCGTGATCGAGGAGCTAGCCGGGGAAGGGGTTCGGGTGATCTCTGTTGACACGACCCGGGCTTCGGTGGCCAGGAGGGCTCTTGCCTCGGGAGCCTCGGTCATCAATGATATCAGCGGGATGTCCTTCGATGACGGGATGGCGTCCGTTGCGGTGGATGCCGAGGCGTCCGCCATCCTCATGCACACCAGGGGAGAACCACGGAACATGCAGGCCGGCCTCTCATACCGGGACCTCATGGCGGAGGTTTATTCCTTTCTTGATGCGGCCGTTTGCCGGGCGGAGGCAGCAGGGAACCCGCACGAAAGGCTCTGTGTAGACCCCGGGATAGGCTTCGGGAAGGATACGGAGCAGAATGTGGAACTTATTGCCCGGGCAGGGGAACTCAGGTCCATCGGGACAGCCGTTATGGTCGGAGCATCAAGGAAGTCGTTCATAGGAAACATCCTCGGGACGGAGGTGACCGACCGGCTGGAAGGTTCTGTGGCTGCTGCCTCGGCAGCTGTGCTCGGTGGCGCCGATATGGTCAGGGTCCACGATGTGGTCCAAACGGTCAGGGCACTGAAGATTGTTGATCGGATCAAGGTACGGGTAAACTGA
- the ftsH_3 gene encoding ATP-dependent zinc metalloprotease FtsH — MNNFLRHLSLWVVIALVMILLYNLFSVRPQQITELGYSDFLSRVEDGSVQDVMLKGKVITGTLDDGKHFKSYAADDPNLVSFLRGKDVKINAGPSQQSPWYVTILVSWFPMLLLIGVWIFFMRQMQAGGSKALSFGKSKARLLTDSSVKVTFEDVAGINEAKEELEEIIDFLKDPQRFQRLGGKIPKGVLLMGPPGTGKTLLAKAIAGEASVPFFSISGSDFVEMFVGVGASRVRDLFEQGKKSAPCIVFIDEIDAVGRHRGAGLGGGHDEREQTLNQLLVEMDGFESNEGVILIAATNRPDVLDPALMRPGRFDRQIVVPNPDVKGREGILLVHVKHIPLDDDVALEVVARGTPGFSGADLANLVNEAALLAARRDRQAVMMEDFEDAKDKVLMGVERKSMIISDEEKRITAYHEAGHTLVAKMIPGTDPIHKVTIIPRGRALGLTQQLPIDERHTYPMDYLVDRIAILMGGRVAEELVLKQQTTGAGNDIERATELARKMVCEWGMSEAMGPLSFGKKEEQIFLGREISQHRDYSENTAIKIDDEVKKLVQNSHDRATKLLEENIEILHKLADILLEREVLDGVEIEAVIKGKELPAPKRNHTMKPEEPKAETRREDSSAEQLEKPETDSPESSDDTATENPSSDS; from the coding sequence TTGAATAACTTCTTGCGTCATCTATCATTGTGGGTCGTTATCGCCCTGGTAATGATCCTGCTATATAACCTTTTTTCCGTCCGGCCCCAGCAGATAACCGAATTGGGATACAGTGATTTTCTCTCCCGCGTCGAGGATGGCAGTGTCCAGGATGTTATGCTCAAGGGAAAAGTAATCACCGGCACACTCGACGATGGGAAACACTTCAAATCCTACGCTGCGGATGATCCCAACCTCGTCTCGTTCCTGAGGGGCAAGGATGTAAAAATTAACGCAGGACCGTCCCAGCAAAGTCCCTGGTATGTGACCATCCTGGTCTCCTGGTTCCCCATGCTTTTGCTTATCGGGGTCTGGATCTTCTTCATGAGACAGATGCAGGCCGGGGGCAGCAAAGCCCTGTCATTTGGAAAATCGAAGGCACGTTTGCTGACGGACTCCTCGGTCAAGGTCACATTCGAGGACGTTGCGGGGATTAACGAGGCCAAGGAGGAACTGGAAGAAATTATCGACTTTCTGAAGGATCCCCAGAGATTTCAGCGACTTGGCGGGAAAATACCCAAAGGTGTTCTGCTCATGGGGCCTCCCGGAACGGGCAAGACCCTGCTTGCCAAAGCAATTGCCGGTGAGGCGAGCGTCCCGTTTTTTTCCATCAGCGGGTCCGATTTTGTGGAAATGTTCGTCGGGGTCGGGGCTTCCAGGGTCAGAGACCTCTTTGAACAGGGGAAGAAAAGCGCGCCCTGCATCGTATTTATTGATGAAATCGACGCAGTCGGTCGTCATCGGGGGGCCGGTCTGGGAGGCGGGCACGATGAGCGAGAACAGACTCTGAACCAGCTCCTGGTTGAGATGGACGGGTTCGAATCCAACGAGGGGGTCATCCTTATCGCGGCGACCAACCGCCCCGATGTCCTGGACCCAGCCCTCATGCGGCCCGGCAGATTTGACAGGCAGATTGTGGTTCCAAATCCGGACGTCAAGGGCCGGGAGGGCATCCTGCTTGTTCACGTAAAGCATATTCCCCTTGATGATGATGTGGCGCTTGAAGTTGTCGCGCGTGGGACACCCGGGTTTTCTGGAGCAGACCTTGCCAATCTGGTCAATGAGGCCGCGCTCCTGGCTGCACGCCGGGACCGGCAGGCTGTTATGATGGAAGATTTCGAGGACGCCAAGGACAAGGTCCTCATGGGCGTCGAGCGAAAGAGCATGATCATCAGCGATGAGGAAAAGAGGATAACGGCCTATCATGAGGCGGGACATACGCTTGTGGCCAAGATGATTCCAGGGACCGATCCCATTCACAAGGTTACCATTATTCCCAGAGGGAGAGCCCTGGGCCTCACTCAACAGTTGCCCATAGATGAGCGGCACACCTACCCCATGGACTACCTTGTCGACCGGATTGCCATCCTCATGGGCGGCCGCGTTGCCGAGGAGCTGGTACTCAAGCAGCAGACGACCGGCGCCGGGAACGACATCGAACGCGCGACTGAACTCGCCAGGAAGATGGTATGCGAATGGGGGATGAGTGAGGCGATGGGCCCGCTGTCCTTCGGAAAGAAGGAAGAGCAGATATTTCTGGGCCGGGAGATCAGCCAGCACCGCGACTACAGCGAGAATACGGCAATCAAGATTGACGATGAGGTTAAAAAGCTGGTCCAGAACTCCCATGACAGGGCCACCAAACTTCTGGAAGAAAATATAGAGATCCTGCACAAACTGGCCGACATCCTGCTCGAGCGGGAGGTTCTCGACGGGGTTGAGATAGAGGCGGTTATCAAGGGGAAAGAGCTGCCCGCGCCCAAGAGAAACCATACCATGAAACCAGAGGAACCAAAGGCCGAGACACGCCGGGAAGACTCATCCGCAGAGCAGTTGGAGAAGCCCGAAACGGATTCCCCGGAAAGTTCAGATGACACTGCGACCGAGAATCCTTCGTCTGACTCCTGA
- the tilS gene encoding tRNA(Ile)-lysidine synthase, which produces MKAEDFQNLVSESLGRLGVDPDQGLLVAVSGGADSLALLKALSLLQAGRSGVLTAAHLDHNVREGDSARDALAVREICRKMSVPLVTGVLVKADVRAARNRLRSLEAALREMRYSFLREAALKVGASWILTGHQADDQAETVLFRTLRAMDWRSLGGISEKEGQVLRPLLGVFRRDTEECCALAGLIPLEDRSNRDMIFSRNRLRHITIPGLNRRFETDISPLLVRLGKTAGALARWETRALGHLAGQGFDLSATAVDRGVIDRIPRCLMERAAIRMVQAVMPGYPKRSVVQQFVGCLEKGAGKVKLSDRLEIEVLREKVVLGKGPGCDRVPAIFREREWQVPGRVNVPELGAFLTASEALYDGKRVFPRGLEALVAKKGLKKPLFVRKRRPGDRFQPLGMRHSKTLKRFLMDRKVPRPDRDGLPVVTDREGTIIWIGGVEISQMIALKAGIPSEAYLLRLNGTTPGNDYGCYIK; this is translated from the coding sequence ATGAAAGCGGAAGACTTCCAGAACCTGGTGTCAGAGTCCCTCGGACGATTGGGTGTTGATCCCGATCAGGGCCTTCTCGTTGCCGTATCAGGGGGGGCGGATTCCCTGGCTCTTTTAAAAGCGCTCTCCCTGTTGCAGGCGGGCCGCTCCGGGGTGCTGACAGCCGCGCATCTTGACCATAATGTCCGGGAAGGTGATTCTGCACGTGATGCCCTGGCCGTCCGGGAAATCTGCAGGAAAATGAGCGTGCCTCTTGTCACCGGTGTTCTTGTAAAAGCTGATGTCCGCGCGGCGAGGAATCGGTTGCGGTCCCTGGAAGCGGCCCTGAGGGAAATGCGGTACAGCTTCCTTCGTGAAGCCGCCCTGAAGGTTGGGGCGAGCTGGATACTGACCGGCCACCAGGCTGACGACCAGGCCGAGACCGTACTCTTCCGTACCCTCAGAGCGATGGATTGGCGGTCCCTTGGGGGGATCAGTGAGAAGGAAGGGCAGGTTCTTCGCCCACTGCTGGGCGTTTTTCGCCGTGATACCGAGGAATGCTGTGCCCTGGCCGGGTTGATTCCACTGGAGGACAGATCCAACCGTGATATGATTTTTTCAAGAAACAGGTTGAGGCATATCACTATCCCGGGCTTAAACAGGCGATTTGAAACGGATATCTCCCCATTGCTCGTGCGGCTTGGTAAAACAGCAGGGGCCTTGGCAAGATGGGAAACCCGTGCCCTTGGTCATCTGGCCGGACAGGGATTCGACCTGTCGGCAACTGCCGTTGACCGCGGTGTTATTGACCGCATCCCTCGATGCTTGATGGAAAGAGCTGCCATCAGGATGGTTCAGGCGGTGATGCCCGGATATCCCAAAAGGTCCGTTGTTCAGCAATTTGTCGGGTGTCTGGAGAAGGGAGCGGGAAAGGTCAAACTGTCCGACCGCCTGGAGATCGAGGTTCTCCGTGAAAAGGTGGTCCTTGGGAAAGGCCCCGGCTGCGACCGTGTTCCGGCGATCTTCCGTGAGCGGGAGTGGCAGGTGCCGGGCAGGGTTAATGTCCCGGAACTGGGTGCGTTTCTGACTGCCTCTGAAGCGCTTTATGACGGCAAACGCGTTTTTCCACGCGGTCTGGAGGCTCTGGTTGCAAAAAAAGGCCTGAAAAAGCCCCTTTTTGTCCGCAAACGAAGACCCGGGGACCGTTTTCAGCCGTTGGGAATGCGGCATTCGAAGACACTTAAGCGTTTTCTCATGGACCGGAAGGTTCCCCGGCCAGACAGGGATGGCCTTCCGGTTGTTACTGACAGGGAGGGGACCATCATCTGGATCGGGGGTGTTGAAATCTCCCAGATGATCGCCCTGAAGGCAGGAATTCCATCGGAGGCCTATCTCCTTCGCCTCAATGGAACCACGCCGGGAAATGATTATGGTTGTTACATTAAGTGA
- a CDS encoding putative trifunctional 2-polyprenylphenol hydroxylase/glutamate synthase subunit beta/ferritin domain-containing protein, whose translation MAVNVKTGETILNAIKAEMEGRDFYLAAAQKVRNPLVRRRLLGLADDEMEHRNTLSRLYWAQTGMEPGEAKSENREGVDPDVARMSMENILLLAMENEKNAAKVYDEMAGKADDARARGFLEYLADMERGHYEILSNELDLIKSRPGWENQEIEN comes from the coding sequence ATGGCTGTAAACGTAAAAACCGGAGAGACAATCCTGAACGCCATTAAAGCCGAGATGGAAGGAAGAGATTTCTACCTGGCCGCGGCGCAAAAGGTAAGAAACCCGCTTGTCCGAAGGAGGCTTCTGGGCCTGGCCGATGACGAAATGGAACACCGGAACACCCTGAGCCGGCTTTACTGGGCCCAGACGGGCATGGAACCAGGCGAGGCGAAGTCCGAAAACCGCGAAGGAGTCGATCCGGATGTGGCCAGGATGTCCATGGAGAATATCCTCCTGTTGGCGATGGAAAACGAAAAAAATGCCGCAAAGGTGTACGATGAGATGGCCGGTAAGGCAGACGATGCCAGGGCACGTGGCTTTCTCGAGTACCTCGCCGATATGGAGCGAGGACACTACGAGATACTTTCAAATGAACTCGATCTGATAAAAAGCAGACCGGGCTGGGAGAATCAGGAGATTGAAAATTGA